The following proteins are encoded in a genomic region of Takifugu rubripes chromosome 9, fTakRub1.2, whole genome shotgun sequence:
- the dhtkd1 gene encoding 2-oxoadipate dehydrogenase complex component E1: MSAVLLVKQSVGRLPSCVVRPGVACCYHTKKGVYGYRPKRSDSPQQYPTVPYQDHGLARLVEAYRVHGHKAAKINPLHPEKPVADSVPEITMLSSIIKGQLNTSGLRHFGKAEALVEEVQAYLEDTYCGRMSVETSQLGSLEEREWFGDRFEELKKKSFSTEERRQLAKVMLESQEFDHFLATKFATVKRYGGEGAESMMGFFYELFYQSNHSGVTDIVIGMPHRGRLNLLTGLLKFPPELMFRKMRGLSEFPDNSPAIGDVLSHLTSSVELDFGAARPLHVTMLPNPSHLEAINPVAQGKTRARQQLRKEGDYSPEDDAQPGDQVICLQVHGDGSFPGQGIVAETLTLSKLPHYRVGGSIHLIVNNQVGYTTPSERGRSSFYCSDIGKMVDCAVIHVNGDHAEEVLRATRLAIEYQRLFRKDVILDLICYRQWGHNELDEPFFTNPSMYKIIRSRKSIPDSYAEQLISEGLMTEAERDGIKSKHYAMLNDKLSNMTLYSPPPTNLQGRWGDLVEPQERVSTWDTGLPISLLQFVGAKSVDIPEHIQLHSHLGKTHTQARLQKLEEGTKLDWSTAEALAFGSLLSQGFNIRISGQDVGRGTFSQRHAMVVCQETNDMHIPLNHISPEQTGFLEVCNSPLSEEAVLGFEYGMSIAQPKLLPIWEAQFGDFFNGAQIIFDTFISGGEAKWLLQNGMVILLPHGYDGAGPEHSSCHMERFLQMCDSKEEGVDGDNVNMAVVNPTTPAQYFHLLRRQMIRNFRKPLIVVGPKTLLRFSGAVSSLAEMAPGTSFRPVLGDASVSGDSVQKVVLCSGKHFYALLRQREASEANKNTAIIRVEELCPFPLEALQQELKKYPKAKEFIWSQEEPQNMGPWSFVAPRFEKQLACKLRLVSRPALPAPAVGIGTLHQQQQEAILTGTFS; encoded by the exons ATGTCGGCGGTACTTTTAGTGAAGCAGTCAGTGGGGAGACTACCGTCGTGCGTAGTTCGACCGGGTGTCGCCTGCTGTTATCACACGAAGAAAGGTGTGTACGGGTACCGGCCCAAAAGGAGCGACAGCCCGCAGCAGTACCCGACAGTCCCTTACCAAG ATCATGGACTTGCACGGTTGGTTGAGGCATATAGAGTACATGGACACAAGGCTGCTAAAATTAACCCATTACACCCTGAAAAGCCTGTAGCTGACAGTGTTCCTGAGATAACCATGCTGAGCAGCATCATTAAAGGACAGCTCAACACCTCAG GTCTCCGTCATTTTGGTAAAGCCGAGGCCTTGGTGGAGGAGGTCCAGGCATACTTGGAGGACACGTACTGTGGTCGCATGTCAGTGGAGACCAGCCAGCTCGGCAGCCTAGAAGAGAGGGAATGGTTTGGAGACCGCTTTGAAGAGCTCAAGAAGAAGAGCTTctccacagaggagaggaggcagcttGCAAAAGTCATGCTTGAGTCTCAG GAGTTTGACCACTTTCTGGCTACAAAGTTTGCAACGGTTAAACGCTACGGAGGGGAGGGAGCAGAGAGCATGATGGGCTTCTTCTACGAGCTCTTTTACCAGTCGAATCACAGCGGAGTCACCGACATTGTCATCGGAATGCCCCACAGAGGCCGACTCAacctcctgacaggcctcctGAAGTTCCCGCCAGAG CTCATGTTCCGCAAGATGCGGGGCCTCAGCGAGTTCCCTGACAACTCGCCAGCCATCGGTGATGTCCTGTCCCACCTCACCTCCTCGGTGGAGTTGGATTTTGGAGCGGCGCGTCCTCTTCACGTGACCATGCTGCCCAACCCGTCTCACCTTGAGGCCATCAACCCTGTGGCTCAGGGCAAAACCAgagccaggcagcagctgcGGAAGGAAGGAGACTATTCGCCTGAAGATGACGCTCAGCCGGGCGACCAAGTCATCTGCCTGCAG GTGCACGGTGACGGCTCTTTTCCTGGCCAAGGAATTGTGGCTGAAACGCTGACCCTCTCCAAACTCCCTCACTACAGAGTTGGTGGAAGCATCCACCTCATTGTGAACAACCAAGTGGGTTATACCACTCCGTCTGAGAGGGGGAGGTCCTCTTTCTACTGCAGTGATATCG GTAAGATGGTGGATTGCGCCGTTATCCACGTCAACGGCGATCATGCAGAGGAGGTGCTGCGAGCCACACGGTTGGCGATAGAATACCAGCGTCTCTTCAGAAAAGACGTCATCCTGGACTTAATCTGCTACCGTCAGTGGGGTCACAACGAGCTGGACGAGCCTTTCTTCACCAACCCTTCTATGTACAAGATCATCCG GTCCCGTAAGAGCATACCTGATTCCTATGCCGAGCAGCTGATCTCCGAGGGTCTGATGACTGAAGCGGAGCGCGACGGCATCAAATCCAAACATTACGCCATGCTCAATGACAAGCTGTCCAACATGACCCTGTACagccccccacccaccaatcTGCAGGGCAGATGGGGAGATCTGGTGGAACCCCAGGAGAGAGTCAGCACCTGGGACACCGGCCTGCCCATTTCCCTGCTGCAGTTTGTGGGGGCAAAATCTGTGGACATCCCTGAGCACATCCAGCTTCACAGCCACCTTGGAAAGACTCACACTCAG GCTCGATTGCAGAAGTTGGAAGAAGGAACCAAGCTAGACTGGTCCACAGCAGAAGCCTTGGCTTTtggctctctcctctctcaag GCTTCAACATTAGAATCAGCGGTCAGGACGTGGGAAGAGGCACGTTCAGTCAGCGCCACGCCATGGTGGTGTGCCAGGAAACCAATGACATGCACATCCCTCTAAACCACATCAGCCCCGAGCAGACGGGATTTTTAGAG GTGTGTAACAGCCCTCTCTCTGAAGAGGCCGTTCTGGGCTTTGAGTACGGAATGAGTATCGCTCAGCCAAAGCTCCTGCCCATCTGGGAGGCTCAGTTTGGAGATTTCTTTAACGGAGCACAGATTATTTTCGATACCTTCATCTCTGGAG GTGAAGCTAAATGGCTGCTACAGAACGGGATGGTGATTCTGCTCCCTCACGGGTACGACGGCGCCGGACCGGAGCACTCCTCCTGCCACATGGAGCGCTTCCTGCAG ATGTGCGACAGTAAAGAGGAGGGTGTAGACGGTGACAACGTGAACATGGCTGTAGTGAACCCCACCACCCCTGCTCAGTACTTCCACCTGCTGCGGCGACAGATGATTCGGAACTTTCGCAAACCTCTCATCGTCGTTGGACCCAAGACGCTGCTCCGATTTTCT GGCGCCGTTTCCAGTCTGGCGGAAATGGCGCCAGGAACGTCTTTCAGACCGGTTCTGGGTGATGCGTCAGTCTCAGGGGACAG TGTCCAGAAGGTGGTGCTGTGCTCCGGGAAGCATTTCTATGCCCTTCTGAGGCAGAGAGAGGCATCAGAAGCCAACAAGAACACGGCAATCATTCGCGTGGAGGAACTCTGTCCGTTTCCCCTGGAagctctgcagcaggagctTAAGAAATACCCCAAAGCTAAAG AGTTCATATGGAGTCAGGAGGAGCCTCAGAACATGGGGCCCTGGTCTTTTGTTGCTCCCAGGTTTGAAAAACAGCTGGCGTGTAAG CTCCGGTTGGTCAGCAGGCCGGCGCTGCCCGCCCCTGCCGTCGGTATCGGcaccctccatcagcagcaacaggaggcCATTCTCACAGGCACCTTCTCCTAA